The Lutra lutra chromosome 7, mLutLut1.2, whole genome shotgun sequence genome segment CAAGACAACACAGCCCTCCCTTCACTCAAGAAGCTTCAGTTTGGTAAATTGAATTGATTCTAAAGTAAATCTCTGGATGCATTAAACAAATTACTTGTTGCCTGGATCTGGGAATGGAAGTGGGGATTAACTACAAATAGGCACAAGGAACATTTTAGGGAGATTGAATTATTCTAAAACTGAATAATGATAATGGTTATACAActccataaatttattttaaattactgagtAATATATTTAACTGGATAAATTTTACAGTATACATATTAAACCTTCAAAAAGTTGTTAAAATACCAAATGAGAttttgccaatctaatatttcacTATTTTTGGAACTCCCCCTGATAAGTTCAAgtattaattcattatttctcaaaattccaAGTTAGACAAACCATTATGGGTATAATGTGATAGTTTTCATAAACGTGATAGTGGTGCCCAACTAATACCATCAATGGTTTATATAACTTGCAATAACACAATGAACATCTAAAGTTAACCTAAAATtctctaatttgaaaaaaaaaaaagtgtatcagaGCACAAAATCACAGATCAACACATTGAACTGCTTGATTTCCCTGGATCTGTTGTGATAGTTTACCTTTGGGAAAACCAGTGTACACAAAAGACCTGGTTTCCATTAGAAGCAATTAGGACTCTGCCCAGTCCTACCATCCAGTCCAGCTGACTCCCTTCCAAATGGTAAGAACTATTTATAACTATCTGTCTCAAGAAATGGTGGCAATTCAAAAGGGTGTGAACTGTCTGTACGTCTCAGTATCTTGAAGCTCCTGCTGAGTGAGACCTGCACCTGAGCATGAAACCTGCTCTCTAACTCCCCAAGAACTGGTTACATTTCATTCCCaaatcttctttctcctttatcttAAGGTTCTTTTTGCTCATTCtctttatttgaataatttttactcACATAATTTTATACAGGTTCTGGTATCATTTTGataatttcaattatattatGAGATGAATTTCTCTTCAAAGAGCCCATATCTTTATTAAATTGATATGTGAAGGGGTTTCaattttccatgccttttcttcctctgatatTAGATTCATGGGAATTCATGGAACATTATATCTTGGTTATTTCATTGCAAATGAGTACAGTCTGGCAGAGCAAGCTATCTTATGTTCAGAAAGAACTGAATGATCAAGtcttaaaaatcattataattattttttaaaatgtattaagtacTTATTATGTGCCACAGCATACTCTGCTGTTGTCcatgtattaactcacttaatcctcacaacaacaaCAGTATAAGGTAAGTActattatcatccctattttacagatgaggaaattcagggagagagaagtgaAGCAACTCACCCAAGGACACATAGTTCATAAATCAAGGAGATGGAGATTCGAATCCAGGTAGTCTGTCCCCAGAATGCTTGCTATTAGTTACTATACAATACTGCTATTTATAAAATTACTCCTagatcatttttcttatttcttgaactAATTTCaagttctcttttaaaatgttacttataaaatatagaaaataagagttcatatttaggaaaaaataaaatcacttaaaaaccCACAAACTAAAGATACTATAAAGCCTAAATATTTCTATACATACatttacattatatgttattttaaaatcttttttttaacttaacaaattattttttcagtttcatttatctGAAGTTCTAATCTATGTCATGTGTTCAAAAACTCTTCTGAACATAGACTCAAGTGTGTTTAAAAGTTCTCTTCCTGCTTCATGTATCAAACACCTTCAAACACCTTTCCACTGGAGGCTTATGCTTAAAAAGTATACTGCTCTTTCAAATTACTGATTTTTTCCAAATATCCAGTGATGTTTTCAGTTTAGCAATACGTCTTTAGGATgctttaatattttactataatttgaGGACAGTTCCAGATACTCTGTAATGATTATACACATTTTGTTTgaggcaaaaaataaagaggaaagttTGTACTTTTTCCAGTTTCACTGCATTAGATTTAGGATCGACTCGTGACTGTGAGGTGCTGAGATCACTCTGTGAGAATGATGTCATGACAAGGAGGTTGCTGATGGAGATTGGTTTCCATTCTTCATCAGCAAGCAGGTGCCGATGAGTTCAAACCTCAAAGTCATTTGGTGAAGATTTATTCTCCACCAAATATCCTATAATAGCTTCTATGCCCTGATTTTGCCTACCATGTGTTCTTGAATGTCAGTGAAGACTATCATTTGATAGTGCCTACCTTGTGCCAGAAATTGTGCTAACTACTGGGGTATACAAATTGGCTAAAATCcctttttctcaaatatattaattatattatattatattataaagaaattattatatattttatttttaaaaaggtacaagATATAACAGTAGTTCAGAGATACTACTCAGCTTAGGGTTATAAATGAATACTCCAGAGTAGCTTGTATTTAATCTCAGTTTTGAAGGATAAAGGAAAGTGGAATTAACATTTCTGCCAGATAGTTTTACCCATGTACTCTCAAATCTTCAAACATCTGGATATGTTTCTCAGACTAAGAAACAAACTGGAGGTTCTGGaggggggtttgggtgagcctgatggtgggtattatggagggcctgtattgcatggagcactggatgtggtgcataaacaatgaattttggaacactgaaaaaaataaaattaaataatttttttaaaaaaatctggagatGTAAGTTAGACACCTCtcaatttataaacaaataaataccatCAGCATAATTGGCTAGTATATCCTATTTTATAGAGATCATATGTGGCAGATCTAGAATGGCAACCAAGTCTATCGGGCCTTTTAAGCAAATATGTTTCCTCTTTGTAATGACCAGGAATAACACAGATGACAGTATATGCAAGAgcagagaaatgtgaaaaaatagaGTAACACATTCAGTTTAACttttctcggccttttggctaagatcaagtgtataaAGAGCTTGATGTGATATGCTAGTAGATTTTAACATATCCACAATGATAGAACCAGAAAATGAAATAGGAGAGTTACGTGACCATATTTGATCtctatttattatgtttaattagccaacatatagtcatcattagtttttgatgtagtattcaagaattcattagttgtgtataacaccatATTTGATCTTTAGATAGACAAATCTGAAAGCAGAATGTAGAAAGTATGAAATGTAGGTAAGATTGAAGGCAGAGAGATCATTCAGAGCCTTTATGgtcattaattagaaaaaaatagacctaaaataaaactgacagtggaaatgaagaggaagaaacaaaacagaactattCAGGAAGTGTAATTTTCCTTCTGGTATATAAGATGAGAGAGGATAAAAGGTGTCTCAAAGACTCCTGGATTAAGCATCTGAGAGAACACTCATGATATTTCCTAAAGCATTAAAAAGAGGATGAAATTATGATTTCACCCTTGCACATTTTAACTTTGAAGTGTTTGAGGGATATCCCTTTATATACTACAGTAAAGTCTTGGGTTTATTATGCTAGAGTCCAGGAATAGAGCTATAGATAGGGAAATCTTTCATAATCTGGCTGGTAGGGGTGGGAGAGAAAATCCATGCATCAGtgaaatatacaaaaaagaagttagaaataggggtgcctggatggctcagttgttaagcatctgcctttggctcaggtcatgatcccaggatcctgggatcaaaccctgcattgggctacgTGCCTGGAgtggcagggaagcctgcttctccctcttccactccccctgctcctgttccctctcccattgtgtctctctgtcaagtaaataagatctttaaaaaaaagaagttagaaatataggagaaaaaccaagagagatctgttatacaaatattaaaaatgcatctAGCTTCAAGTTAACATTGCCTTATTTACAGTCTCTtaaagtaagtttttatttttctcaacagGATATCAGAAGGTAGAACTTTTTCTGACATCAAAGACCTTTTAGACAGGATTATTTTTCTATCTGTTCATAATATCTTCTTTAACATGTAGCTACTCAAAGGTCATGAGTGATGCATCTTTGAGCATCACATTAATCTTGAATGCAAGGATAAAAGAGCCCCAAAAAAGAGACTTCTCCACATTAATCTTTCTATTTtaatctgggaaagaaaaccTTCCACAAAAGGCATTGTTCTTTATCTCATCAAAACAGCTACATGCCCCTCTTATACCAATCCATGGCCAAGGTACATAGATTATCATATTTCGTCCCAGAGCTAAGATACGAACCTACATTCTTCCAAAACTCAGAAATTTCCATCAAATGCCTAAATAGATAGGTGTTCTCTTATCACAAACTGTATGGAAAATGCTTTGGGATAGGCAGCCAATACAGAAAACAGCAACGGATGacagaagaaatttcaaaaacaattcaAGATCAACAGTACCAAATTTAGAGAACAAGTGTATAAGATAAAGGCTAAAAATTGTTCATtatatatgacatttttataTGTAGACCATTGTGTACTAAATTCTTGGTAACTTCTCTAAAAGAATTTTCTGGAACAAGTGGCTTGTTCAGTAAATACAATGTGTAAGTTAAGGTAAACTCACCTGTGAAGGGCTTTTAGAGagtaaagggaaaataagaaggatacccccctccccatccttgaAAGATTTGATTTTTGAAGGAGAAATTCTATGTGCAACAcattaagggaaataaaaatttcagatgtAGGAAAAAGATTAATGCATCTTGATCTTTGGAGAGGGTTAGAATGTACTTGGAAGTGCTAGCCTTGAAAAGCACAGAACATTGGTTAGAATACATTCTCAAGTCGTAAAACTCTAGATACACCACTCCTAGTTTTGCCACTTCATCTTTCTCAGGCACAACTTCATTtgtgaagtggggataataaAACTGAACCTATCTTATACAGTCATTAGGAGATTTGAAAAACATAATACACTTAACACAATTCCCTAAATATAGGAGACACTCATATCTGTTATCTGTGATCATTAGAATTattgtttataattaaattaactcCTCTTTACTCTCagatatacaatattttattttatttttagcttgtCATTAAGTAATCTATTTACTAAAAGTGGTCTTGGACCAATGGTGATAATCATGTCATAAACTTAGTATTAATATTAAGCCTATGCACCCGAATTCCATTTAAACTTAAAAGCCGAATATAGTGATTGATGGGATATAGTCAAGTAATTTTGTCATGGTGATCTCTATAAGCCcagtgaagaatgaaaaaaaaataatttttatttaaattcaatttaattaacatatactatattattcatttcagaggtagaatttagtgattcatcagttgcatacatcacccagtgctcactacttcaagtgccctccttaatgcccctcaACCAATTACTCcagcccccttctctcctcccctccagcaaacctcagtttgttttctgtagttaagaatctctttgctctgcctccttctctgttttcatcttattttatttttccttcccttcccctatgttcatctgcttttcAAGAAGGGAAAATTTAAGGGACTAAGAAAGGTTCAGGTAAGAGAATAGAGAATTAGATATTTATGTGATATtatgtggtatttaaaaaaaacacttaggGCAATGGTCATGGATTCTAGATAATGATCTagaaatctttgaggaaaaaaaaatatttaagtatggGGTGAAAATTAAAGTAACCCCTTTGTCTCTATCTTCAAAATTTATAGTCATATATTTCCCTCATAGATCCCCCTTTATATAGTAAATTTGCTGCTAACcttatttcttccaaattctttgtttttctcctctcagtTAATTATATCTAACTTAATTAGAAAGGCAATTAAGGGATCTATGTTTCTGCCAGTAATACTtactcttttaaattttcattctcaGGTCACTTGAAAGTCAACTCTCCTGTACCAGTCAATGGATGGACTAAATGACTCTGTGGTCACTGAGATTGTGTTACTGGCACTTTCTTGTTCTTGGGAGAAAAAACTTTTTCTCATCTTGATATGTTTGCTGCTCTATTTAGGGGTCCTCTTGggaaacctttttattttgtttttggtaatttttgattCTCACCTACATTCTCCCATGTATTTCCTGCTGGCCAACCTGTCCCTCATTGATGTGGGTCTTTCCTCTACCACAGTTCCCAAGATAATCAAAGACCTCTTAAATGAATACAAAGTAATTTCTTTCCAAGGTTGTATGGCACAGATATGTTTTATTCACATCATCGGAGGCGTGGAGATGGTGTTACTCATAGCCATGGCATTTGATAGGTGTACAGCAATCTGTAAGCCTCTTCACTACTTAAAAATCATGAATCCTAAAACATGTATTTCATTTGTAATCACTGGATGGGTAACTGGGGTGATCCATGCTAtgtctcagtttttatttgttataaagTTGCCTTTTTGTGGGCCTAATAAAGTGGACAGCTTTTACTGTGACTTTCCTAAGATCATAAAACTTGCATGCACAGATGCAGCCAAGTTTGAGTTTATTGTTACTGCCAACAGTGGCTTCATGAGCATGGTCACCTTCTTCCTGCTAATACTTTcctatttgttcattttgatCACAGTCTGGAAACATTCTTCAGGAGAATTATCCAAGGCATTTGCTACTTTGTCAGCTCACAtcactgtggtttttttgtttttcactccaTGCATGTTTTTGTATGTCTGGCCTTCTCCTCCACCTTCAATTGATAAAAATCTCTTCATTGTGGACTTTGCTATCACCCCTGTCTTGAATCCTGCTATCTATACACTAAGGAACAAAGACATAAAGGTAGCTATAAAAAGACTGCACAAAAAGATATCTTTTTCCTGATTATGTTGACCACTTTTTGGGGGGAGCTCTAAAACTAAACATCCCATTACACACTGACCCACCCCTACTTAGGTACCTCGATTTTAACATATCCTGAACAAATTCATCATCTACCATTTTAAGCCTGCTACCACTATACCTGTGGAGTATACAAACACTACCAATCATGTTAATGTAAATTAATCATACTAAGAATTAGTATTCTAACAGAGAATAGCATAAtctaagaaagaacattttaatcttgaatttttgtttatttttcaaataaaatataataataccaTTTCTGCTGTTCATAACATCTAAAAATAACCTGTAAAATAGttctgatgaatggataaacatcaAAAATCATCACATTaaattgctgtgtgtgtgtgtgtgtgtgtgtgtgtgtgtgtgtgtgtatggctcCAAtggctttacttattttttaaaagaagacccatgtagtgcctgggtggctcagagggttaagcctctgccttcggctcaggtcatgatctcagggtcctgggatcaagccctgcatcacttctcgcttcccctctgcctgcctctctgcctacttgtgatctctccctctatcaaataaataaattaaatctttaaaaaataaaaagtaaaaaaaaataaaagaagacccTGGAACAAATTCAGTGGGCCAGGAGTTTATTTAGATGGTGCATCAGGAACACATTTGTTCAGAAATGGAGACaggggacagaaaaagaaaggataccAAAAGAGGTTATATTAGCTGGTATTCTACTATATGGACATTGCGGTGCAATTCTGCTATAGCCCTCTTGGAGAATGTGCATAATCTATAACTTATATTTGTTTCACTTGAGGCAAGGAAGCTGTGTATTTCTGTGTTGAGGTAGCTCTAAGGTATTAACTCCATGGCAGTTTCAGGCTTCCCCACATAGCAGGTTGAGCAGCTTTGATATCCAAAGAAAAGTCCTCAAGCAGAAAATCTTTGCAGTTTATGGTATAAAACAATATACATTCTTAGGAATATTAAGCACAGAGGGATATGTATGCAACATTGAAATAATCAGATACACTCCACATCTTCCCATGCTTAGAGGTATTCATGTTCCATGTAAGTTCTCTCCGTCATTGATTCTTCAAATACAGGAGTGTTAATGAAATGAGTATCAGTGGGTTCTATCATGCTTATGTTCCCAAGAAGATTTTCATTATCTCCTTCCTCTATAATCCATTCTAGATTTTCCTCACATTTGTCCAGCACTTCTGCTGATCTAGATCACTTGCCCAGATCCATATCTTCCCACCTAGGAAGGCTAAATCCATGATTACCATGCTCTTGTCATGCTGCAATTGCTGCAATTGCTGCAACTGCCCATTTAGAGTTATCACCAAGTGTGGCAAC includes the following:
- the LOC125105098 gene encoding olfactory receptor 4F21-like; its protein translation is MDGLNDSVVTEIVLLALSCSWEKKLFLILICLLLYLGVLLGNLFILFLVIFDSHLHSPMYFLLANLSLIDVGLSSTTVPKIIKDLLNEYKVISFQGCMAQICFIHIIGGVEMVLLIAMAFDRCTAICKPLHYLKIMNPKTCISFVITGWVTGVIHAMSQFLFVIKLPFCGPNKVDSFYCDFPKIIKLACTDAAKFEFIVTANSGFMSMVTFFLLILSYLFILITVWKHSSGELSKAFATLSAHITVVFLFFTPCMFLYVWPSPPPSIDKNLFIVDFAITPVLNPAIYTLRNKDIKVAIKRLHKKISFS